The Athalia rosae chromosome 4, iyAthRosa1.1, whole genome shotgun sequence DNA segment GTCGTCGGTATTTACAACAGGTTTTCCGATGGGTTGATAGATTCGGCATACCGAGGGATTCGTAGAGATGAAAAACCAGTCGGTTCTGGTGCGCAAAAATACTTCGCTCTGTACACATTCAATGCTCCAACTAATTTGTATCGGCAATTTTTATAGCTCTTCTGTGTAGACGATGGACAGGGAAGCACTGCTGCCTATCGCTGCTTGTTGTAATCTGAATCTACAACCCAGACGCAGGttagtaaaaagaaaatgaaatcgaatccGTTTCACTTGGTAATTCGTTAATTCAATTTACTCGTCATCGTTATGTAATTACGTCGGATCATTCGCTTGCCGTTTGAATCGCCGCTGTGTAAGTGGAAGGGTTCGATCAAAGATACATTGGTTCGATTGAAACGGAATTTAACGAAAGTCGAACGAGATTCTTGAAAGCTCTCAGAGGGAGAGCCCATCCGATCAACctctttttccgatttttattatcagggagagagagaacgggATGGCAAACGGTGGTCATGGAGGATTGGTCCACGGCGTCGGTCCAGGTTCGGGAACATTATCGCGTGAAGAACGTCGTAGGAGACGACGAGCCACTCAGAAATATCGCACCGCACACGCCACCAGGTAAATCCACATTTGAATTGTTCACCTGAACATCTTcaattttgcaaatatttAGCAGAATCGTTCGCATTATGCACACGATAATACCAGCTCAAACGATTCAAGATATTTTTAACTTTAAACTCGGACAATCGTAAAAATACTAAAATACAGAACAggattttgttcgattttggggtgaaaaaacaatattttttttcattgagttCTGTAGGCTATTCTAGTGCAttctgatctcaggaatccgaacccacgaaaaaaattgatctatcttaaaaaatgaccgagttatccccatttttggCATGttgtcgtagacccactttgaatcGTCTCAATCCATGCAtgagtcgaaatattcgaatttctcaattcaccagcaaacccgagcttggctggagtcagcgtagctaGCAGCGTAACGCTTTGTTGTGGGacgtgacctctgctcagccccgaaggtgacgtctcacaacaaaccgctacgctgctgg contains these protein-coding regions:
- the LOC105687478 gene encoding helix-loop-helix protein 1 translates to MDREALLPIAACCNLNLQPRRRERENGMANGGHGGLVHGVGPGSGTLSREERRRRRRATQKYRTAHATRERVRVEAFNLAFAELRKLLPTLPPDKKLSKIEILRLAICYIAYLNHVLEA